The Kribbella sp. NBC_00662 nucleotide sequence GCCGACCGCGAGCCGGTGCGGACGCAGTACCGGGAACTTCTCGGTCGCGGTCTGCTCGATCGCGAACGAGGTGAAGGCCCCGGCGTCGTCGACGGCGAAGTCGGCGCGCAGCGTGTTCACACCGGCGGTCCGCAGCCAGCGCTCGGTCCAGTCGTCCAGGTCGCGCCCGGACGCCTTCTCCAGCGGCTTGAGCAGGTCGGTCAGCTCGGTGTTGCCGAACGCGTGGTCGTGGAAGTACTCCTTCAGCGCGGTGACGAACGTCTCCTCACCGACGAAGGCGACCAGCTGGCGCAGCGTCGACGCGCCCTTGGCGTAGGTGATGCCGTCGAAGTTCACCTCGACCGCGTGGAAGTCGATCATGTCGGCCGCGATCGGGTGCGTCGACGGCAGCTGGTCCTGGCGGTACGCCCAGTTCTTCCGGGCGTTGCAGAACGTCGTCCACGCGTCGGAGTACTTCGTCGTCGCGACCACCTGGGCCCAGTGGCTGGCCCACTCGGCGAACGACTCGTTCAGCCACAGGTCGTCCCACCAGGTCATCGTGACCAGGTCGCCGAACCACATGTGCGCCAGCTCGTGCAGCACGGTGTTGGCGCGGGACTCCAGCTCCGCATGCGTCGTCCGGCTGCGGAACAGGTACTCGTCCCGCAGCGTCACGCAGCCGGCGTTCTCCATCGCGCCCATGTTGTACTCCGGCACGAAGGCCTGGTCGTACTTGTGGAACGGGTACGGCGTCCCGAACGCCTCCTCGAACAGCGCGAAGCCCTGCTTGGTGACCTCGAACAGGTCCTCGACGTCCAGCGCCTCCTTCAGCGACGGACGGCACAGCAGCGACAGCGGGTACGCCCCGTTCGGACCCTCGTACACATCGGTCACCACGTGGTACGGACCGGCGACGACCGCGGTGATGTACGTCGAGATCCGCTCGGTCGGCGGGAACTCCCAGCGGGCCAGCTCCTCGCCGTGCTCACCGGTGTACGTCGTGGGCTCCGGCGTCGGTGCGTTCGAGATGACCGCCCAGCGGGCCGGTGCGGAGACGGTGAAGGTGAAGGGGGCCTTGAGGTCGGGCTGCTCGAAGGTGGTGAACACCCGGCGGGCGTCCGGCACCTCGAACTGCGTGTAGAGGTAGGTCTCCTTGTCGGCCGGGTCGACCGAGCGGTGCAGCCCTTCACCGGTGCGGGAGTAGAGGCAGTCCGCGACCACGGTCAGCTCGTTGCGCTCCGCCAGCCCGTCGAGCTGGATGCGTGCACCGTCGTACACCACGTCCGGATCGAGGGCGACGCCGTTCAGGGTCACCGAGCGGACCTTGTCCGCGATCAGGTCGGCGAACGTGCTCGCGCCGGCAGTGGCGGTGAACGTGACGGTGGTCACGGACGGGAACGTGGGGGCGCCGCTCGGGGCGCCGGTCAGGTCGAGCTCGATCGCGTAGGTCACGTCACTGACCACGCCCGCACGGGAACGCGCCTCGTCGCGCGTCAGGTTGGTTCCAGGCATGTCCGCATCCTATGCACCTGGTTCTCGGGTTCGCCGAGGGTTTCCCCGCGACATTGGGTATTGGATACCGAGACGATATCTGGGGTTCTTCAACTTTGTATGATGGTGAATATGACTGCCTCTGCAGATTTCTGGTTCGACCCGGCCTGCCCCTGGGCCTGGATGACATCTCGCTGGATGCTCGAGGTCGAGCAGGTCCGGGATGTGAAGACGACCTGGCACGTGATGAGCCTCGCCGTCCTGAACGAAGAGCGGATGGAGCACGACGAGAACTGGCAGCGTCTGATCGGCCGGGTCCGGGTGCTGATCGCCGCCGAGCAGGCGCACGGCAACGAGGTCCTGCTGCCGCTCTACACCGCGCTGGGCCGCCGGATCCACAACGAGGGCCGTGGCGGCAAGGACGACGCCGTACTGGTCGAGGCGCTCGAGGAGGTCGGCCTGCCGTCGTCGCTGATCGAGGCCGCGGACACCGACAAGTACGACGACGCGCTGAAGAAGTCGCACCACGCCGGTATGGACCAGGTCGGCATGGAGGTCGGTACGCCGGTCATCGCGGTCGAGGGCACCGCGTTCTTCGGACCGGTCGTGACGCCGGCTCCCAAGGGCGAGGCGGCCGGCAAGCTCTGGGACGGCGTCCGGCTGGTCGCCGGCACCGAGGGCTTCTTCGAGATCAAGCGCACCCGCGACCGGGGCCCGATCTTCGACTGACGGTTCAGGGGTTGAAATCGGAGGCCCCGGGCGGTGAAAGTTGCTCACCAAGCAATCCGCCAAGTGGTGAGTAGGTTCCATATGATCGCCGTACCCCTAGACGTGACTGTCGGGATCGCTGTGTTCGACCGTCACACCGGACAGTTCGTCGAGCAGCTCAACGCCGACCGTCAGTTCCGGTCCGCGTCCGTGGTGAAGCTGCTGATCGTGCTGGACTACCTCTGGGAGCGTGGCCCGCAGTACGACGTTCCGCCTGCGGACCGCGACCGGCTGGAGGTCATGTTGCGCAGCAGCGACGACGACGCGGCCAGCCACTACTGGGACGAGCTCGGCGGTGCGGCGATCGTGGAGCGGATGGTGGGGCGGCTCGGCCTGACCCACACGGCCGGACCGCCCGCCACCCACCCGGGCTTCTGGGGGTACGTCGCGATCACCGCCGCCGACACGGTCCGGATCTATCGATACATCCTGGACCGTGCTCCGGAGCCGGTCCGGGCGTACGTGATGGACCACCTGCACAGGCCGACCCGTCACGGCACCGACGGCTTCGACCAGTACTTCGGCATCGCGTCGGCGTTCGACCCGGACTTCAGCATCAAGCAGGGCTGGTCCGGGTTCCAGGGATCGAGCGGCTACCGGTCGGACCGGAAGAAGCCCGAATCCGAGCTGGACCTGGTCAGCGATGCGCTCCACACCACCGGGACGGTCGGGACGGACGACCGGATCATCGTCGCGGTCTTCACGCTGCATCCGAGCGGAACGCCGTACGAGCAGGCCTATGCCACGGTGACCCAGCTGACCGCGGGGCTGACGGTGCCGGGCGGCGTACGCGCACAGGCCGGCTGACAGTAGATTGCAGGCCATGCGAGTGCACATCGGCTGCGACCATGCCGGATTCGAGCTGAAGAACCACCTGGTAGAGCACCTGACTGCTGCCGGGCACGACGTCGTCGACCACGGCCCGGCCGTGTACGACGCCGTGGACGACTACCCGCCGTTCTGCCTGCGGACCGGGCAGGCCGTCGTCGACGACCCGGGCAGCCTGGGCATCGTGATCGGCGGCTCGGGCAACGGCGAGCAGATCGCCGCGAACAAGGTGAAGGGCGTCCGGGCCGTGCTGGCCTGGAGCAACGACACCGCACGCCTGGGCCGCGAGCACAACAATGCCAACGTGGTCAGCGTCGGCGCCCGGATGCACACCGCGGAGGAAGCGACCGGGTTCGTCGACCTCTTCCTGGCCACCGACTACTCCGGCGAGGACCGGCACACCCGCCGGATCGACATGCTGACGAACTACGAGTCGACCGGCGAGCTCCCGCCTTTGCCGTGATCGTCACCGGACTTTTCTCCGGCCGGGCGGCGTTCTTCTTGTCGACGGGGCCGGGACACGTCCCGGGCCCGCATCGAGCGGCCCGTACCGACCACGGCCGGAGTCGGAGGCGCAGCGCGCCCGCCCTTCGCTGCACCGGAACCACCTGTCGTCCCCATATGAGGAATCATGCCTGAAGGTCACACCCTGCACCGCCTGGCCAACGACGTCTGGGACGCGTTCGGCGGCCGCCTCGTCCAGGCGTCCAGCCCGCAGGGCCGGTTCGTCGACGGCGCCGCACTGCTCAACGGACACGTCCTGAGGCAGACCGAGGCTCACGGCAAGCACTTCCTCGCCGACTTCGAGGGCGCCGGCTGGCTGCACATCCACCTCGGCCTGATCGGCAAGATGGACATCAATCCGGCTCCGGTGCCGGAGCCGGTCGGTCAGGTACGGCTGAGGCTGCAGAACGCGACGTCGTACGCCGATCTGCGCGGTGCGACCGTCTGCGAGGTCATCACCGGCGAGGAACGTGACAAGCTGCTCAGCCGGCTCGGGCCGGACCCGCTGCGCGACGACGCGGACCCGGAGCCGGCCTGGAAGCGGATCCACCGCAGCAAGCTGCCGATCGGGCAGCTGCTGATGAACCAGGACGTGCTCAGCGGGGTCGGCAACGTGTACCGCGCCGAGGTGCTGTTCCGCGCCAAGCTGAACCCGATGACGCCTGGCAACGTGGTCAAGAAGCGGGAGTGGCAGGGCATGTGGGACGACCTGCTCGCGCTGATGAAGTACGGCGTCGAGACCGGCCGGATCGACACCGTTGCCGACGACCACACACCGGAGGCGATGGGCCGTGACCCACGCAAGGACGATCATGGCGGTGAGGTCTACGTCTACCGGCGGCAGGGGCAGCACTGTTTCGTCTGCCAGTCGGTGATCCGGACCAAGATCCTGGCCGGCCGCAACCTTTTCTGGTGTCCCAAGTGCCAACGCACCGGACTCACCCGCAAGAGCTGAAACTCATCAGTTGTGTTGCGAATTGATGCGCGGACCGAGCGGTGCCGTTATCTTCTTCACACCATGAGGAAGAGCGGCGGTCCAGCGCTGGTACGACGCATCGGCCGCCGGGTCGAAGCGCTGGGCCGTCGTGCCCGCCGTTCCCATCGGCTGGCGTTCGTTGCCCTGGCGCTGACGCAGCTGGTGATCGCGATCGCGAGCTTCGTCTGGATGACGTTCGTACCGGCCTCGTTCCTGATCGTCCCGCTGGTCGTCGGCGGCGTTCTGCTGCGGTTCGGTGAGCTGGTCGCGCTGACCGGGATCACGGCGGCCTTCGGTTCGTACGTCGTGCTGTCCCGCGGCATGACGATGCCCCGGATCGGCTTCGTGCTGGTTCTGGTGATCGTCGGCTGGATCATGATCACCAGCGCCAAGGTGCGCAGCCGGCTCGGCGTGGCCGGCACCCGGAGCGAGTCGATGCTGATGGAGTTGCGGGACACGCTCACCGCGCAGGGGGAGATGCCGACGTTGCCGCCGGGCTGGCGGGTCGAGGTGGCGATCCAGTCCGCCGGCGGGTCGACGTTCTCGGGCGACTTCGTGGTGTCGACGATGCACGGCGACTTCCTCGAGGTGGCGCTGGTCGATGTCTCCGGCAAGGGAATCGACGCCGGCACGCGGGCGCTGCTGCTGTCCGGTGCGTTCGGCGGGCTGCTCGGCGTCGTGCCCGAGCAGGAGTTCCTGCCGTCGGCGAACCAGTACATCCGCCGGCAGGACTGGGACGACGACTTCGCGACCGTGGTCCATGTCGTGCTCGACCTGCGAACCGGGGACTTCGACGTACGCACGGCCGGGCATCCGCCGGCGATCCAGTTCGACGCGTGGTCGGGGCGCTGGCAGACGCGGGACGCGGACGGCCCGCTGCTCGGGCTGATGGAGGCTCCGGAGTTCAAGGCGAACCACGGGCTGCTGCGGCCCGGGGACGCGTTGTTCCTCTACAGCGACGGCATGGTCGAGACGCCGCGCCGCGACATCGGCCGCGGCACCGACCGCCTGACCGGACACGCGGAACGCCTTGTGGCACAGGGATTCGTCGGCGGCGCCGCCGACCTGGTCGCCACCGCCGGCGGCCCCGGGGACGACTCGGCGATCGTGATCATCCACCGCACGGCGCATGCCTGAGGCAACCAAGTCTCTCGTTGTCAGCATTTCGTTTGTTGACTTGGGCAACTAGAGGGTCATACTGCAGATGAGACGTCCGCCCGGGCTTTGATCACATGCCAGACAGGGGACGGGGATGCTCATCAAGGGGGTTCGTGCGCAGGCTGCCGGAGCGGTGGTGGCGGTCGGTGCGCTCACGGTTCTGATCGGTGCCGCGGCGATGTTCGTCCGGCCGATGGGTGATGCCGGGTCCGCGGGGGTTCCTGCGGGGGCGGCGATCGCCGCGCCGCCGGGGAACAACGGGACGATCAAGATCGACGGTGTCGACATCGGCGGAGGGCCCCCGGACAACAACCCGCACCAGGGGTGCACGTTCACCGTCGAGTTCTACAACTTCGACGAGGGGCCGTACAACGCGCAGGTCATCTTCGAGGACCAGCCGCCGACGGCCGACGGCGGGCTGCAGGTCGTCTCCGGCGATCTCACCCCGTTCATCGGCGGCGACCCGGCCGGTGGGGGCAACGACCTGGACGCCCGGGTGACGTACACGCTGAAGTTCACCGGCCAGCCGCAACCGCAGCAGGGCTACCACGTCAAGATCACCGTCCACGCCCCCGGCTCGATCGGCGCCGACGCCAAACACAAGGTCTTCTGGGTCGAAGGCTGCGACGCCCCACCCACCACACCCCCAACAACTCCACCCACCACGCCTCCGACCACGCCGCCCACGACGCCACCCACCACGCCTCCGACCACGCCACCTACGACTCCTCCGACGACGCCGCCCACGACGCCTCCGACCACGCCGCCCACGACGCCTCCGACGACTCCTCCGACCACGCCGCCGACCACGCCTCCGACGACGCCGCCGACGACGCCGCCGACCACGCCTCCGACGACTCCTCCGACCACGCCGCCCACCACGCCGCCCACCACGCCGCCGACCACGCCTACGACGCCACCGACAACTCCGGTGACGACGCCGCCCATCACGTCGCCCGTGACGCCGTCGACAACGCCGTCGTCGGTTGCTCCTACGCACCGGGGGACTGGTAGCTCGCCGGGTTCTGGTGTGCCGACTGCGGTGGATGCCGGGCTGTCCGGACCGCCGGCGGCGCCGGTTGGCGACGGCGGTCGAGGTGAGGCGGGCGGCATCCTGATGACACTCGGCGGCATGCTGCTTGCCGGTGGTACGACGGCATCGCTGCGCCGCCGCGGACGACACATCCGCTGACCGCCTGTGGATAACATCGGCGATCTGTGCCGCCAATCGTTACCGAGCCGCCTTGACTGCTGTGACGGAACCGAAATACTTCTCGGGACCCACCCCTGCACCGTTCGAGGATGAAATGACCCCCACGGGTGTTCGCTCCCGGCTCTCCGGCATCGTTGCCGCAGCCGGAGCCCTGTCCCTGCTACTCGGCGCGGCGGCCCTGCTGGTCGCGCCCTCCGCCAACGCCGACCAGAATTCCGTGGCCGGCGGCCACAATCCGCCCGGGAACAACGGCACGGTCAAGATCGAGGACGCCGACATCCAGAGCGGTCCGCCGGACAACAACCCGCACCAGGGCTGCACGTTCGTCGTCGAGTTCTACAACTACGACGAGAACCCGGACTACTACGCCACGGTGACGTTCGAGGACCAGGCGCCGACCAAGGACGGCGGACTCCAGGTGGCCTCCGGCAACCTTCATCCGTTCATCGGCGGAGACGCGGCCGGCGGCGGCACCGACCTGGACGCCAAGGAGACGTACACGCTGAAGTTCACCGGTCAGCCGCAGGCCCAGCAGGGCTACCACGTGAAGCTGACGGTGAACGCGCCCGGCTCGATCGGCGCGGACAAGAAGTCCAAGGTGTTCTGGGTCCAGGGCTGCGACGCCCCGCCCACCACCACCCCGCCGACGAAGACGCCGTGCCCGACGAAGACGCCGACCAAGCCGCCGACGACTCCGCCGACCACCACGACGCCGCCGACGAGCCCGCCCACGACCACCGAGCCGCCGACGACTCCGCCGCCGACCGCTCCCACGACGACGCCGCCGAGCAGCCCGGCCACAACCCCGTCGTCGCCGACCACCCCGACCGATACGCCGCCGGCGAACACTCCGCCGACTGCCACCACGACGGCGACCACGCCGGTGCCTGACGTACCGGGTGCGTCGCAGTCGCCGTCACCGGGCGTCCCGACCGAGGTCGACGCCGGCTTCGGCGGCGGTGCCGGTAGTACGTCGAATTCTGTTGCCGGTAGCAACAGCCCGTTCGGTCTGGCGGGCGGTCTGCTGCTCGCGGCCGGCGGCCTGCTGCTCATCGGCGCCGGAGTGGTCGCCCTGCGGCGGCGCGGAAGGCACAGTGTCTGAGTGGGGCTGATGTGAGCTCTGCCCGTCGACGCGGCCGCCCCGCTCCACTTCGGTGGAGTGGGGCAGTCGCGCTCGTGGGAGTCGGCGTTCTCGCGGCCGGCGCCTATCTGCAGTTCGGGGACGACCACGCCGGAGCGTCGCCCTCGCCGGCCGCCCCGGTGCAGCCGACGGCATCGTCGTCGGCGTCCGCCACCGCGATCGGTCCGGGCCGGCTTGCGGTCCCGCCGCCCGCCCAGACCGGTTCACCAGCAGGTCGTCCGTCGGCGGCACGCGCTGGGCGACCGACGGCGATCACCATCCCGCAGTTGAACGTGAGCGCTCCGGTCGTGGCGATCAAGGCTGTCCATGCGGCCTTGACGCCGCCATCCGATCCGTCGACGGTCGGCTGGTGGTCGGGCGGCGCACAGCCTGGCGCCAGAAAGGGCTCGGCCGTGATCAC carries:
- a CDS encoding ribose-5-phosphate isomerase — its product is MRVHIGCDHAGFELKNHLVEHLTAAGHDVVDHGPAVYDAVDDYPPFCLRTGQAVVDDPGSLGIVIGGSGNGEQIAANKVKGVRAVLAWSNDTARLGREHNNANVVSVGARMHTAEEATGFVDLFLATDYSGEDRHTRRIDMLTNYESTGELPPLP
- a CDS encoding DsbA family protein; translation: MTASADFWFDPACPWAWMTSRWMLEVEQVRDVKTTWHVMSLAVLNEERMEHDENWQRLIGRVRVLIAAEQAHGNEVLLPLYTALGRRIHNEGRGGKDDAVLVEALEEVGLPSSLIEAADTDKYDDALKKSHHAGMDQVGMEVGTPVIAVEGTAFFGPVVTPAPKGEAAGKLWDGVRLVAGTEGFFEIKRTRDRGPIFD
- a CDS encoding class F sortase; amino-acid sequence: MGVGVLAAGAYLQFGDDHAGASPSPAAPVQPTASSSASATAIGPGRLAVPPPAQTGSPAGRPSAARAGRPTAITIPQLNVSAPVVAIKAVHAALTPPSDPSTVGWWSGGAQPGARKGSAVITGHTVHNGGGAFDNLGKLVPGSTVRVATARGPLQYRVTAVATYRKATLAKRAAQVFDQGVRGRLVLVTCEDWNGQVYLSNVVVIALPMA
- the pepN gene encoding aminopeptidase N; this encodes MPGTNLTRDEARSRAGVVSDVTYAIELDLTGAPSGAPTFPSVTTVTFTATAGASTFADLIADKVRSVTLNGVALDPDVVYDGARIQLDGLAERNELTVVADCLYSRTGEGLHRSVDPADKETYLYTQFEVPDARRVFTTFEQPDLKAPFTFTVSAPARWAVISNAPTPEPTTYTGEHGEELARWEFPPTERISTYITAVVAGPYHVVTDVYEGPNGAYPLSLLCRPSLKEALDVEDLFEVTKQGFALFEEAFGTPYPFHKYDQAFVPEYNMGAMENAGCVTLRDEYLFRSRTTHAELESRANTVLHELAHMWFGDLVTMTWWDDLWLNESFAEWASHWAQVVATTKYSDAWTTFCNARKNWAYRQDQLPSTHPIAADMIDFHAVEVNFDGITYAKGASTLRQLVAFVGEETFVTALKEYFHDHAFGNTELTDLLKPLEKASGRDLDDWTERWLRTAGVNTLRADFAVDDAGAFTSFAIEQTATEKFPVLRPHRLAVGLYRRTDEGLVRTERFEVDIDGARTELPELTGATQPDLVLLNDDDLTYAKIRLDERSRATLVESIDQLTESLPRALAWGSAWDMTRDAEMPASQYVGIVLRGIRAETDLTGVRSLLAQANSAVNQYAAPQNRPALRAQLEEALAGLVADAEPGSDHQLAFVRAYSSAVFSAAGADRIAGWLEGRDLPEGLAVDTDLRWTLIVALARLGKIGADEIEDELTRDTTITGQERAAQARAARPTAEAKEEAWRIAVESEDTPNETQFRTILGFQQPGQEDLLRPYVDKYLNAAKDVYTRLGSSMGENVLVYLSPRHLADQGALDALTGWLAAESSAVDAPTLRYVTEAQADLTRAIAAQATDAVA
- a CDS encoding Fpg/Nei family DNA glycosylase, producing MPEGHTLHRLANDVWDAFGGRLVQASSPQGRFVDGAALLNGHVLRQTEAHGKHFLADFEGAGWLHIHLGLIGKMDINPAPVPEPVGQVRLRLQNATSYADLRGATVCEVITGEERDKLLSRLGPDPLRDDADPEPAWKRIHRSKLPIGQLLMNQDVLSGVGNVYRAEVLFRAKLNPMTPGNVVKKREWQGMWDDLLALMKYGVETGRIDTVADDHTPEAMGRDPRKDDHGGEVYVYRRQGQHCFVCQSVIRTKILAGRNLFWCPKCQRTGLTRKS
- a CDS encoding PP2C family protein-serine/threonine phosphatase, which codes for MRKSGGPALVRRIGRRVEALGRRARRSHRLAFVALALTQLVIAIASFVWMTFVPASFLIVPLVVGGVLLRFGELVALTGITAAFGSYVVLSRGMTMPRIGFVLVLVIVGWIMITSAKVRSRLGVAGTRSESMLMELRDTLTAQGEMPTLPPGWRVEVAIQSAGGSTFSGDFVVSTMHGDFLEVALVDVSGKGIDAGTRALLLSGAFGGLLGVVPEQEFLPSANQYIRRQDWDDDFATVVHVVLDLRTGDFDVRTAGHPPAIQFDAWSGRWQTRDADGPLLGLMEAPEFKANHGLLRPGDALFLYSDGMVETPRRDIGRGTDRLTGHAERLVAQGFVGGAADLVATAGGPGDDSAIVIIHRTAHA